A segment of the Desulfurellaceae bacterium genome:
ATTGTCGGCCATGGTGATCAGGACGGTGTTGCACACGCCGGTGGCAATGGCCGTGGCCGCGTGCTGCATGATCGCCAGGGTCGTGCCCCCGCCGGTCGCCACGTTGAGGCAGTAGCGGGGAAAAATCTGCATATACTCGGCAATCATCTCGGCGTGGTACATATACGGCTCAACCCACGAGTTGCAGGTGATCAGCCCGTCAACATCGTCCTTGGTGATACCCGCATCTTCGAGCGCCAGCTTGGCCGCTTTGACATACATCTGGGTAGCGCTCAGGTCGGGAACGACGCCGACCTCGGTGTCGGCCGCACCCACGATGGCTACCTTGCCTCGGAGCGATTCCATACAATAGCCTCCAGTCTTGTGCTGCCTCCTGTCTAGGCAACTTTGGGGGACGGGTCAAGCTGCGGCCGCCCGAACGCCGGGGGCGGGTTCGGGCGTGGGGACTCAGGACAGAGGCAGGGGCTCGACAATATCAACACCGTCCGGGATGTCGAGTTGAAACAGACTGTCCGGAAGCGGGATATTGCGGGTGATATTGCGAAACCGCAAACGGGTGATATTGCCCAGCGGGTCGCTGACCGTCGCCCGGACAATATCGAAGGTCGTGGTGTCAACCGCCAGCGTCAGCCGCCCGACCGCCTCGGCATCGTGCTTGGAGTCGAGGCTCAGCACATAGGTCTGGTCGGCCGTCTCCCGCAGGCTAATTGCAAAGTCTTCCTCCAGGCGTCCCACCCCGGTCAGAAAAGAGATCGGGGTATGCGAGCGAAAAGCCTGGTGAAACGGCGTCTTGACGACTTGTTTCTCGGCCGCCTGGTACAACCACAAAAACGTCCCGTCCGAGACCAGCAGCTGCACCGGCTGGCGGAAGTCCCAGCGCATCTTGCCCGGTTTCTTGAAGAAGACCCGGCCCTCAGAGGTCAGCGTGTAGCCCAGGGTCGCGGACTCGACCTCCTGGACAAAATCGGCCTGAAAGCCCTGGGTTTCCTGATACCGGGCCTGGAGCCGGGCAACGATCTCGGTCAGCGTGAGCGGCGCTGATCGAGCAGGTTCAGCGGCCAGCAAGAGCGGACACAGCCCAAGTGTCAGGCTGAGCAGGAGCCAATACCATTTCATTAGGGGTGCGTTCGGTGCGTTTGTCTTCACTCTTCAACCGTCGCAG
Coding sequences within it:
- a CDS encoding outer membrane lipoprotein carrier protein LolA yields the protein MKWYWLLLSLTLGLCPLLLAAEPARSAPLTLTEIVARLQARYQETQGFQADFVQEVESATLGYTLTSEGRVFFKKPGKMRWDFRQPVQLLVSDGTFLWLYQAAEKQVVKTPFHQAFRSHTPISFLTGVGRLEEDFAISLRETADQTYVLSLDSKHDAEAVGRLTLAVDTTTFDIVRATVSDPLGNITRLRFRNITRNIPLPDSLFQLDIPDGVDIVEPLPLS